AATGACAATCTTAGATGGAAATTACAGGGGGTTGAGCTGACTTCAGAAAGATGGCAGGATCGTTATTGATTTTAGCAATCTTTGTCTCATTATATACTAATGATAACCTTTCTCCATTTGACAGACAAGCTATAATTCTAGTTCCAGCTGAATTTATTAattgtgttttaaatacagtaagtaTCGGGTGTGTACAAAGTGGCCAACATTTAGGTTTTGGGCCTTGATAAGTGTTCATTTTAACAATTTACTCTCTGAGCCATATTAAGGTTCCAGTATCTCTGGAACCAAACCACACAGGGCCTTTAAAATTATGTTGCCAAAAGGAAACCCCAACATCTAAAAGGGCGTTAAGATATCTTAAATACTTCTTGAGTTTCAGACATACAGACTTTGGAGAACAACACTTGGGCCTACCAATCTTTTGCACATtggttgttttaatataaatacacGTGTCTTAGAAGGGACTGAGTCTTACAGTGTGTTTAATGTGTCCACAGGTGATTCAGTGGTGCACCCATCATAAAGACGACCCTCCTCCTCCTGAAGACGATGAGAATAAAGAGAAGAGGACGGATGACATCCCCGTGTGGGACCAGGAGTTCCTCAAAGTAGACCAGGGCACCCTCTTCGAACTCATTCTGGTGTGTTAAACTGCTTCTGCTGTGACTGTCTGCCAGCGTTTGTTATAATGCTACAGAACTGAGTCGCAGGTCTGATTTCATGgagggaaaacaaaacaaaatgcatccTGTTGGTTTTTAGGACCGGTCAAGTGCTTGAAGTTGTAGGATAAACCAATGTGGCGCCCTGCGTTTAATGAAGTGAAACCAGCTCTGAGTGCTTCTGGTGCTTGAGACCGCTGTTTGGGCAAAATAACCCCGCGGTTGAACATTTATCAAAGATAaatctgagatacaactatttgaaaatctggaatctgatcatgcaaaaaaaattaaatattgagaaaatcatctttaaagttgttcaaataaagttcttagcaatgcatatcaccaatcaaaaattaagttttgatatatttactgtaggaaatgtacaaaatatcttcatggaacttgatctttacttaatatcctaatgatttttgacataaaagaaaaatgaataattttgacccatacaatgtattatttggctattgctacaaatatatcccagAAACTTCAgacttttgtgctccagggacacagatGTGATGTAACTGTTTTAATAGTACTAATCACAAAAATTATTCATTATACagtgttcatttttaaaatgggTTTATCCAAAACACAATGCATATCAGAATACTTgtataagacaaaaataaatactttgaaAATGGAGCAGTCTGATGCAACCCACAAGgttcatttaaacattatttccCATTGTAAGATGTGGGTGTTGTAGCTCATCCGTGCATCACTACAGTGCAGGCAAGTCCCATTATCTTCATCAGTCTAGCCGTAGCTTTCTTGCTGTATGGTGTAAAGTTGATGTCGTCCTCACGTGTTGACGTCATCAAATTGAGATCAGTTCGTGAGATCGAACAAGTTTAGTGAGCACCGATCGAGTCCTAAAATCTGATTATCGTCCGATCGATCGGAGAATCCCTATAAACtgcttaacttttatttatttatacgaATGCATGTTCAATCACCTAAAGCTCAGAGCAGATGGAGTTCATGTGGATCATTTATTTACATGGATGCTGAAAACACTGAGCTGCTGATgtgtaaataaaaacagtgctGCGCTTCACTCAGAAACTTGCACTTATATATTTGTAATCAAATTAAGCCATTTTTTGTCTGCAGGAGGATGCTAGTGCTAAGAATCTCTTTCCTTTCAATGACATTTACCAGTATTGATCTCTATCTGTCAAATGTCAGTATGCACTGGGGAAACCCCTCAGAAACCAACCTGAAACTGCTTCGAAGCCTTTAGAATCAAGTTCTGTGCTGTGTTTGGGGACACGTGTCTGAAAGGCTTCTTTCACACGTCTGAGCAGCACTGTGTCGTCTCTCCACACGAGGGCCACGTCTTCGTCTCATCACGCTCTTTCATCTCTTCTCTTTGTTTAGGCTGCAAATTACTTGGACATCAAAGGCTTGCTAGACGTTACTTGCAAGACGGTTGCTAACATGATCAAAGGCAAAACCCCAGAGGAGATCAGAAAGACTTTCAATATCAAAAATGATTTCACAGAGGAAGAGGAAGCCCAGGTAAAGCAAGAGCTCATTTCCTGTCTCTTCATGCTTAACtgtagtatcactgagatacgcTCTCACAGTTTTCTTAATCGTTTTAATATTCTTATTACAATCAAATGTagtagttttgttgtttttgtcatttttagtaacTTTTAGTGTCCGTAAGAGATTTgaagcctcttctgctcatcaaggctgaatttatttgatcaaaaatacagaaaaaaacttttaatatcgtgcaatttaaaacagctgttttctattttaatgtactttaaaatattatttatttctgtgatgcacagctgcattttcagcatgaTCCGCAGAAATCAGAATATGATGATGATgtatctgcttaatatttttttagaaactgTTACCGTTTCAGATGTTAAACATAAGATGAACTGACACAGTTTTAAGCAGTTGTTGTTAGTTTTGTTCAGTAATAACTCGCCGGATGTTGTGTGTTGCAGGTACGTAAGGAGAAC
This genomic stretch from Carassius gibelio isolate Cgi1373 ecotype wild population from Czech Republic chromosome B21, carGib1.2-hapl.c, whole genome shotgun sequence harbors:
- the skp1 gene encoding S-phase kinase-associated protein 1, with the translated sequence MPTIKLQSSDGEMFEVDVEIAKQSVTIKTMLEDLGMDDEGDDDPVPLPNVNAAILKKVIQWCTHHKDDPPPPEDDENKEKRTDDIPVWDQEFLKVDQGTLFELILAANYLDIKGLLDVTCKTVANMIKGKTPEEIRKTFNIKNDFTEEEEAQVRKENQWCEEK